The following proteins are co-located in the Ketogulonicigenium robustum genome:
- a CDS encoding YebC/PmpR family DNA-binding transcriptional regulator — protein sequence MAGHSKWANIQHRKGKQDAIRSKLFSKLAKEITVAAKMGDPDPEKNPRLRLAVKEAKSSSVPKDVIDRAIKKSQGGDAETYDSIRYEGYGPNGVAVIVEALTDNRNRTASNVRSYFTKNGGNLGETGSVSFMFDRKGEIAYKAEVGDADTVMMAALEAGADDVESDEEGHWIYCADTDLNEVSSALEAALGESETAKLVWRPQTTAPITDLETLQKLMKLIETLEDDDDVQNVTSNIEASDELMAEYAAS from the coding sequence ATGGCCGGCCATTCCAAATGGGCTAACATTCAGCACCGCAAGGGCAAGCAGGACGCGATCCGCTCGAAGCTGTTCTCGAAGCTTGCCAAGGAAATCACCGTCGCAGCAAAGATGGGCGACCCTGACCCCGAAAAGAACCCGCGTTTGCGTTTGGCGGTCAAGGAAGCCAAGTCCAGCTCGGTGCCCAAGGACGTTATCGACCGCGCGATCAAGAAGTCGCAAGGCGGCGATGCCGAAACCTACGATTCGATCCGCTACGAAGGCTACGGCCCGAACGGCGTGGCTGTGATCGTCGAGGCGCTGACCGACAACCGCAACCGCACCGCGTCGAACGTGCGGTCGTACTTCACCAAGAACGGCGGCAACCTGGGCGAAACCGGCTCGGTTTCGTTCATGTTCGACCGCAAGGGTGAAATCGCCTACAAGGCCGAGGTCGGCGATGCCGACACCGTCATGATGGCCGCACTGGAAGCGGGCGCCGACGATGTCGAATCGGACGAAGAAGGCCACTGGATCTATTGCGCCGATACCGACCTGAACGAAGTGTCCTCGGCACTGGAAGCAGCGCTTGGCGAATCGGAAACCGCGAAGCTGGTCTGGCGTCCGCAAACCACCGCCCCGATCACCGACCTCGAAACGCTGCAAAAGCTGATGAAGCTGATCGAAACGCTGGAAGATGACGACGAT
- a CDS encoding TIGR00282 family metallophosphoesterase, with amino-acid sequence MKILFLGDVVGRAGRRAITENLPRLREAWRLDFVVVNGENASGGMGLTGAHCKSFLEAGADVVTLGDHAFDQKDMMQFIETEPRVIRPLNFSKVAPGKGARVFDARGGRKVLVAQVLGQVFMKRPFDDPFSALDTVLKTHPLGGLVQASLIDIHCEATSEKMGIGHYCDGRASIAVGTHTHVPTGDAQILPGGTAYMTDAGMCGDYNSVIGMEKTEPMRRFITGMPRDRFTPAEGEATLSGLYVETDDRTGKATRIEMVRQGGRLQQSGPL; translated from the coding sequence ATGAAGATATTATTCCTTGGTGATGTCGTTGGCCGCGCTGGACGCCGGGCCATAACCGAAAACCTGCCCCGCCTGCGCGAGGCATGGCGGCTGGATTTCGTCGTCGTGAACGGCGAAAACGCATCCGGCGGCATGGGGCTGACCGGCGCGCACTGCAAAAGCTTCCTCGAGGCAGGGGCCGATGTGGTCACACTGGGCGATCATGCCTTCGACCAAAAAGACATGATGCAGTTCATCGAAACCGAACCGCGCGTGATCCGCCCGCTGAACTTTTCCAAGGTCGCCCCCGGCAAAGGTGCCCGCGTGTTCGACGCGCGCGGCGGCCGCAAAGTGCTGGTCGCGCAGGTGCTGGGACAGGTCTTCATGAAGCGCCCCTTTGACGATCCGTTTTCCGCGCTGGATACGGTGCTGAAAACGCACCCGCTGGGCGGCCTCGTGCAGGCCAGCCTGATCGACATCCACTGCGAGGCAACCAGCGAAAAGATGGGCATCGGCCATTACTGCGACGGGCGCGCCTCGATCGCGGTGGGAACCCACACCCATGTGCCGACGGGCGATGCGCAAATCCTGCCGGGCGGCACGGCCTACATGACCGATGCGGGCATGTGCGGCGACTACAACTCGGTCATCGGGATGGAGAAGACCGAACCGATGCGCCGTTTCATCACCGGCATGCCGCGCGACCGCTTCACCCCGGCCGAGGGCGAGGCCACTTTGTCGGGCCTTTACGTCGAAACCGATGACCGCACCGGCAAGGCCACACGTATCGAAATGGTCCGCCAAGGCGGCCGTTTGCAGCAAAGCGGGCCGCTTTAG
- a CDS encoding 5-formyltetrahydrofolate cyclo-ligase, producing the protein MTHTDDMKAAARAAAAQRRADAHAAAPADAAAHLQSVLADFAGQTISGYVPIRTEIDLMPALLAAHGAGSTICLPVIDAPATPLRFRAWQPGGALAAGALNTQEPAEGAFVRPDVVVLPLLAFATDGRRLGYGGGFYDRTLHALRAAGPVIAIGFAYDAQLDEDLPIDPNDQPLDLIVTETRIIDLRG; encoded by the coding sequence ATGACACATACAGACGACATGAAGGCGGCCGCCCGTGCCGCCGCCGCCCAGCGCCGCGCCGATGCGCATGCCGCAGCCCCCGCCGATGCCGCCGCGCACCTGCAAAGCGTACTGGCGGACTTTGCGGGGCAAACCATCTCGGGCTATGTGCCGATCCGCACCGAAATCGACCTGATGCCCGCGCTGCTAGCCGCGCATGGCGCAGGTAGCACCATCTGCCTGCCGGTGATCGACGCTCCCGCCACCCCGCTGCGCTTTCGTGCGTGGCAACCGGGCGGCGCGCTGGCAGCAGGCGCGCTGAACACGCAAGAGCCAGCCGAAGGCGCGTTCGTGCGCCCCGATGTGGTCGTGCTGCCCTTGCTGGCCTTTGCGACCGACGGGCGGCGGCTGGGGTATGGCGGCGGCTTTTACGACCGCACCTTGCATGCCCTGCGCGCGGCAGGCCCCGTCATCGCCATCGGCTTTGCCTATGATGCGCAGCTGGACGAAGACCTGCCGATCGACCCCAACGACCAGCCGCTTGACCTGATCGTGACCGAAACCCGCATCATCGACCTGCGCGGATAG
- the mgtE gene encoding magnesium transporter, producing MDQTEDKTLESEDNFGLSPRIFDQALDAIEAEDAPALEALLDPLHPADIADLIEQLDGRDRRALLELAPSAVDGDVLSELDENLRDAVIPQMAPEQLAEAVRDLESDDVVDLVEYLDTAQQEAVLDALPASDRVAVEKALAYPEESAGRLMQVEVARAPEHWSVGEAIDFLRSSPTLPDQFYHLVLVDPRMRPVGQATLGRILSSGRDALLKDIVEDTFITFKVTDDEGDIARAFNQYHLISSPVVDANERLVGVITIDDAMNVLDEEHAEDMLRLAGVGESATISDSTFETVKQRFPWLIVNLFTVNLAALIVGLFDHTIAAVVAVAALMPVVASMGGSAGTQSLTVAVRALATHDLTSSNALRVIRRELFVGLFNGFVFAAIMAAVGTFGYGNSLLGLSLALAMITNMVVAALAGVLVPVLLDKLGFDPALASGTFVTTTTDMVGFFSFLGIATLILL from the coding sequence ATGGACCAGACCGAAGACAAGACCCTCGAGTCCGAGGACAACTTCGGCCTCAGTCCCCGCATTTTCGATCAGGCGCTGGACGCGATCGAGGCCGAAGACGCCCCCGCGCTGGAAGCCCTGCTGGACCCGTTGCACCCCGCCGACATCGCCGACCTTATCGAACAGCTGGATGGCCGCGACCGCCGCGCGCTGCTGGAACTGGCGCCTTCGGCTGTTGACGGCGATGTGCTGTCGGAACTGGACGAAAACCTGCGCGATGCGGTTATTCCGCAGATGGCGCCCGAACAACTGGCCGAAGCCGTCCGCGATCTGGAATCCGATGACGTCGTCGATCTGGTCGAATACCTCGACACCGCCCAACAAGAGGCGGTGCTGGACGCGCTGCCCGCATCCGACCGTGTCGCGGTCGAAAAGGCGCTGGCCTACCCCGAGGAATCCGCCGGCCGCCTGATGCAGGTCGAGGTCGCCCGCGCCCCCGAGCATTGGAGCGTGGGCGAAGCCATCGACTTCCTGCGCAGCAGCCCCACCTTGCCCGACCAGTTCTACCATCTGGTGCTGGTCGATCCGCGCATGCGGCCTGTCGGGCAGGCCACGCTGGGGCGCATCCTGTCATCGGGGCGCGATGCGTTGCTGAAAGACATCGTCGAAGATACGTTCATCACCTTCAAAGTGACCGATGACGAAGGCGACATCGCCCGCGCGTTCAACCAATACCACCTGATCTCCTCGCCGGTGGTCGATGCCAATGAAAGGCTCGTCGGGGTCATCACCATCGATGACGCCATGAACGTGCTGGACGAAGAACACGCCGAGGACATGCTGCGTCTGGCCGGTGTCGGGGAAAGCGCAACCATCAGTGATTCGACGTTCGAAACCGTGAAGCAGCGTTTCCCGTGGCTGATCGTCAACCTGTTCACCGTCAACTTGGCCGCGCTGATCGTGGGACTGTTCGACCACACGATTGCCGCCGTTGTGGCGGTCGCCGCGCTGATGCCGGTGGTCGCCTCGATGGGCGGGTCGGCGGGCACGCAGTCGCTGACGGTGGCGGTGCGCGCGCTGGCCACGCATGACCTCACCTCGTCCAACGCGCTGCGCGTCATCCGGCGCGAACTGTTCGTCGGCCTGTTCAACGGCTTCGTCTTTGCCGCGATCATGGCGGCGGTCGGCACGTTTGGCTACGGCAACAGCTTGCTCGGCCTGTCGCTGGCCTTGGCGATGATCACCAACATGGTGGTCGCGGCGCTGGCAGGGGTGCTGGTGCCGGTGCTGCTGGATAAATTGGGCTTTGATCCGGCGCTGGCGTCGGGCACGTTCGTCACCACAACCACCGATATGGTGGGCTTCTTCTCGTTCCTTGGAATCGCGACGCTGATCTTGCTATGA
- the guaD gene encoding guanine deaminase, with amino-acid sequence MTKQLLLGQVLSFDGNPFETEWASVARHIRHGGVLVEGGVIRAVGEAGDLRAAHPDARVTDYGAALISAGFIDTHMHYPQTGIIASWGKRLIDWLNTYTFPEESRFADPAYAAQMAEQTLDLAVAHGTTTLVSYGTIHPASVDAFFTAAARRQMRVVAGKTCMDRLETTPDFLRDTAQSAYDDSKALLDKWHGTGRALYAITPRFSPTSTEAQLRALGDLWRERPEALMQTHLSEQVDEVEWVKGLYPQSRDYLDTYEAFGLLGEGAIYGHAIHLTAREIARMAEVGAGLAHCPTSNTVLGSGLFDMPALAAQMRVGIATDTAGGNSFSMLRVMAATYEIAQLRGTALHPAQLMWLATEGGARILRQEGRIGHLGVGAEADLTVLDLSSTPAIAQRAARAGDFWEALFPTLLMGDDRAITAVWVNGQLQPQPSA; translated from the coding sequence ATGACAAAACAACTGCTTCTTGGTCAGGTGCTGTCGTTTGACGGCAACCCGTTTGAAACCGAATGGGCCAGCGTGGCCCGCCACATCCGCCACGGCGGCGTTCTGGTCGAGGGCGGGGTGATCCGCGCCGTTGGCGAGGCGGGGGATTTGCGTGCCGCGCACCCCGATGCGCGCGTGACCGATTACGGGGCCGCGCTGATTTCGGCGGGGTTCATCGACACGCATATGCACTACCCGCAGACGGGCATTATTGCCAGCTGGGGCAAGCGGCTGATCGACTGGTTGAACACCTATACCTTCCCCGAAGAATCGCGGTTTGCCGACCCTGCCTATGCCGCGCAGATGGCCGAACAGACGCTGGATCTGGCGGTGGCGCATGGCACGACCACGCTGGTCAGTTATGGCACGATCCACCCCGCCAGCGTGGACGCGTTTTTCACCGCCGCCGCGCGGCGCCAGATGCGTGTGGTCGCGGGCAAGACCTGCATGGACCGCCTAGAGACTACGCCGGACTTTTTGCGCGATACCGCCCAATCAGCCTATGACGACAGTAAGGCGCTGCTGGACAAATGGCACGGTACGGGCCGCGCGCTTTATGCGATCACGCCACGCTTTTCGCCGACCTCAACCGAGGCACAGCTGCGCGCCTTGGGCGATTTGTGGCGCGAACGGCCCGAGGCGCTGATGCAGACCCATCTTTCCGAACAGGTGGACGAGGTGGAATGGGTCAAGGGCCTTTACCCCCAATCGCGCGATTATCTAGACACCTACGAGGCCTTTGGCCTGCTGGGTGAAGGCGCAATTTATGGCCACGCCATCCACCTGACCGCGCGCGAGATTGCCCGCATGGCCGAGGTCGGCGCGGGCCTGGCCCACTGCCCCACGTCAAACACCGTGCTGGGGTCGGGGTTGTTCGACATGCCTGCGCTGGCGGCGCAGATGCGTGTGGGGATTGCGACAGACACGGCAGGGGGCAACAGCTTTTCCATGCTGCGCGTGATGGCCGCGACCTACGAGATCGCCCAGTTGCGCGGCACCGCCTTGCACCCCGCGCAGCTGATGTGGCTGGCGACCGAGGGCGGCGCGCGTATTTTGCGCCAAGAGGGTCGCATCGGGCATCTGGGCGTCGGGGCAGAAGCCGATCTGACAGTGCTGGATCTGTCCTCGACCCCCGCCATCGCCCAGCGCGCCGCCCGCGCCGGTGATTTCTGGGAAGCGCTGTTCCCCACCCTGCTGATGGGCGATGACCGCGCCATTACAGCCGTGTGGGTGAACGGACAGCTGCAGCCTCAGCCCAGCGCGTAG
- a CDS encoding LysR family transcriptional regulator — translation MNIRQLEAFHAVMETGSATRAAARLSITQPAISKLMKALSDECGFGLFQRRGGQLVPTREAQLLELEVARLFSGSRRIAEFITAIRNNQVGEVSLAAPPALATRFLPQVLAQGIRDLSDLHLQILSRSSPQVTDLVAAGQVDIGLTSMAVDHPDIHVEHVRSFPLVCLLPVGHPLGAKAILDIDDLREQPFISLPTGDCTFSNASRAFQVRGVSVSRRVEAPHSETAALMVANNVGLSIVPPFAGMEYDETRVLRRLIRPVEHLDLWLLRPRNRPVSIASDLIRDHVMDALNAIALRYEHEGETPYALG, via the coding sequence ATGAACATTCGTCAGCTGGAAGCATTCCACGCCGTGATGGAAACCGGATCGGCCACCCGCGCGGCGGCACGTCTAAGTATTACACAGCCTGCAATTTCAAAGCTGATGAAGGCGCTGTCGGACGAATGCGGCTTCGGCCTGTTTCAGCGGCGCGGCGGCCAACTTGTCCCCACGCGCGAGGCCCAACTGCTCGAGCTGGAGGTCGCGCGACTTTTTTCGGGAAGCCGCAGAATTGCTGAATTTATCACCGCTATCCGCAACAATCAGGTCGGCGAGGTGTCGCTTGCAGCACCGCCCGCACTTGCGACACGCTTTCTGCCGCAGGTGCTGGCGCAGGGGATTCGCGACCTCAGCGATCTGCATCTGCAGATTTTATCACGATCCTCGCCGCAGGTGACCGATCTGGTCGCGGCGGGGCAGGTGGACATCGGCCTGACCTCGATGGCGGTGGATCACCCCGATATCCACGTGGAACATGTCCGCAGTTTCCCCTTGGTGTGCCTGCTGCCCGTGGGGCACCCGCTGGGCGCCAAGGCCATCCTCGACATCGACGACCTGCGCGAACAGCCCTTCATTTCGCTGCCGACGGGCGATTGCACCTTCAGCAACGCCAGCCGCGCGTTCCAAGTGCGCGGCGTATCGGTCAGCCGCAGGGTCGAGGCCCCCCATTCCGAAACCGCCGCGCTGATGGTGGCGAACAATGTCGGCCTCAGCATCGTGCCGCCGTTTGCAGGCATGGAATACGACGAAACGCGCGTGTTGCGCCGTCTTATCCGGCCGGTCGAGCACCTCGACCTGTGGCTGTTGCGCCCGCGCAACCGGCCGGTTTCAATCGCCTCGGACCTGATCCGAGACCACGTCATGGACGCGCTGAACGCCATCGCGCTCCGCTATGAACACGAGGGCGAAACCCCCTACGCGCTGGGCTGA
- a CDS encoding ABC transporter substrate-binding protein, protein MKKTFAMAAALAALSAPAFAGTLTVCLEGSPEIFNPQLTSSGTTSTVLGQIYDNLVEVERGGSQIEPALAESWDVSEDGLTYTFHLRQGVKWQSNDAFNPTRDFNADDVVFTFARMMDDANPYHSVSGGSYITFNTKLADALASVDKIDDYTVAFTLKAPLAPFIGIMAHGSIAMTSAEYADVLLAAGKADDFDRNPIGTGPFQLQAYQTDAIVRLIPFHDTWGEAAGIAENTPMVDAIIMAISADASVRVQRALAGECAIAYYPNLADAPLIEDSETVDLVPAKVASSGFITFNQTVDKFQDIRVRQALAHAINMEPLVETVFNGMGHLTGAVIPPTFWGAADLAPYSYDPELAKQLLADAGFPDGFSTQIWAIPVSRPYMPNGRRAAEMIQADWAAIGVNAEIVTYEWAEYIQRSRAFEAEVGMFGGIWDFPDPSQIPNNYFTCNSEGTPSPSNIGHWCNPEFISAMQRAGEITDQDERAALYVQAQNILYDDFAAVMFGGADQLMAVSKSVSGFVPAVFGSSRMSGVTVE, encoded by the coding sequence ATGAAAAAGACATTCGCCATGGCCGCCGCGCTGGCAGCCCTGTCGGCACCGGCCTTTGCCGGAACGCTGACGGTCTGCCTTGAAGGCTCGCCCGAGATTTTCAACCCGCAACTGACCAGCAGCGGCACCACATCGACCGTTCTGGGCCAGATTTACGACAATCTGGTCGAGGTCGAGCGCGGCGGATCGCAGATCGAGCCTGCACTGGCCGAAAGCTGGGATGTCAGCGAAGACGGGCTGACCTATACGTTCCATTTGCGCCAAGGTGTGAAGTGGCAGTCGAACGACGCCTTCAATCCGACGCGCGATTTCAATGCGGACGACGTGGTCTTTACCTTTGCGCGCATGATGGACGATGCGAACCCGTACCATTCGGTCAGCGGCGGCAGCTACATCACTTTCAACACCAAGCTGGCAGATGCGCTGGCCAGCGTCGACAAAATCGACGATTACACCGTTGCCTTCACGCTGAAAGCGCCGCTGGCGCCGTTCATCGGTATCATGGCGCACGGGTCGATCGCGATGACCTCGGCTGAATATGCCGACGTGCTGCTGGCCGCGGGCAAGGCCGATGATTTCGACCGCAACCCGATCGGCACCGGCCCGTTCCAACTGCAGGCCTATCAGACCGATGCGATCGTGCGGCTGATCCCGTTCCATGACACATGGGGCGAGGCTGCGGGCATTGCCGAGAACACCCCGATGGTCGATGCCATCATCATGGCGATCAGCGCGGATGCATCGGTGCGGGTGCAGCGCGCGCTGGCGGGCGAATGTGCCATCGCCTACTACCCCAACCTTGCCGACGCCCCGCTGATCGAAGACAGCGAGACGGTCGATCTGGTGCCGGCCAAGGTGGCCTCGTCGGGGTTCATCACGTTCAACCAGACCGTGGACAAGTTCCAGGACATCCGCGTGCGTCAGGCGCTGGCCCATGCGATCAACATGGAACCGCTGGTCGAGACGGTGTTCAACGGTATGGGTCACCTGACCGGCGCCGTCATCCCGCCGACCTTCTGGGGTGCGGCCGATCTGGCGCCCTATAGCTACGACCCCGAACTTGCCAAGCAGCTGCTGGCCGATGCGGGTTTCCCCGATGGGTTCAGCACGCAGATTTGGGCCATTCCCGTCTCGCGGCCCTACATGCCCAACGGGCGCCGCGCGGCCGAGATGATCCAAGCCGACTGGGCAGCCATCGGCGTGAACGCCGAGATCGTCACCTATGAATGGGCCGAATATATCCAACGCTCGCGCGCGTTCGAGGCGGAAGTCGGCATGTTCGGCGGTATCTGGGACTTCCCCGATCCCAGCCAAATTCCGAACAACTACTTCACTTGTAACAGCGAAGGCACGCCCAGCCCGTCGAACATCGGCCACTGGTGCAACCCTGAATTCATCAGCGCCATGCAGCGTGCTGGTGAGATTACCGATCAGGACGAGCGCGCCGCGCTTTATGTGCAGGCGCAGAACATTCTGTACGATGACTTCGCCGCGGTGATGTTCGGCGGCGCAGATCAACTGATGGCTGTATCGAAATCGGTATCGGGTTTTGTCCCGGCAGTCTTCGGCTCTAGCCGCATGTCGGGCGTTACGGTCGAATAA
- a CDS encoding NAD(P)/FAD-dependent oxidoreductase, with translation MRAIVIGAGMFGASTALQLARRGVQVTIFDFAHQGKATMAGAGIVCPWATQVEEPEWYEMYAAGARFYDTLIGDLTAAGEVDLGYRKVGALVTSQDAGDMQAAGERIARRTANAPEAGDVRLLSAREAQEKFPILRDNLEAWLIPGGARVDARLLSAAMIRQAIAHGAVFHNDYVTLVAKGDGYVVRDGTGTLHEADEIIVAGGAWASQILSPIGVAHPVKPQKGQIVHLRLAGVQTKEWPVLLPMTSHYMLAFDDSRVVVGATRENDMGFDYRVTATGQASVLEAGMAIAPGLANAEIIETRIGFRPAGPSIKPIFGRVPGAQGLSVANGLGAGGISIGPFAGKLMADVVTGATTEVPVAPYAPTL, from the coding sequence ATGCGCGCAATTGTAATTGGCGCGGGCATGTTCGGGGCGAGTACAGCCCTGCAACTGGCCCGTCGCGGTGTTCAGGTCACGATTTTTGACTTTGCCCATCAGGGCAAGGCCACCATGGCGGGGGCGGGTATCGTTTGCCCGTGGGCGACCCAGGTCGAGGAGCCCGAATGGTACGAGATGTACGCCGCCGGTGCCCGCTTTTACGATACGCTGATCGGCGATCTGACCGCCGCGGGCGAGGTTGATCTGGGCTACCGCAAGGTCGGCGCGCTGGTCACATCACAAGATGCTGGCGACATGCAGGCCGCTGGCGAACGCATTGCGCGCCGCACCGCCAACGCCCCCGAGGCAGGTGACGTGCGCTTGCTGAGCGCGCGCGAGGCGCAAGAGAAATTCCCCATCCTGCGCGACAATCTGGAAGCATGGCTAATCCCCGGCGGCGCGCGTGTTGACGCGCGGCTGCTGTCGGCCGCCATGATCCGGCAGGCCATCGCCCATGGCGCGGTGTTCCACAACGATTACGTGACACTTGTCGCCAAAGGCGACGGCTATGTCGTGCGCGACGGCACCGGCACCTTGCACGAAGCGGACGAAATCATCGTCGCAGGTGGCGCATGGGCCTCGCAGATCCTGTCGCCCATCGGTGTGGCGCATCCCGTCAAGCCGCAAAAAGGCCAGATCGTTCACCTGCGTCTGGCTGGCGTTCAGACCAAGGAATGGCCCGTACTGCTGCCCATGACCAGCCACTATATGCTGGCCTTTGATGACAGCCGCGTCGTTGTGGGCGCCACGCGCGAAAACGACATGGGCTTTGATTACCGTGTCACCGCCACCGGCCAAGCCAGCGTGCTGGAAGCAGGCATGGCCATCGCCCCCGGACTTGCCAATGCGGAAATCATCGAGACCCGCATCGGCTTTCGCCCCGCTGGCCCGTCGATCAAACCGATCTTCGGCCGCGTTCCGGGTGCACAGGGGCTTTCGGTTGCCAACGGCCTTGGGGCTGGCGGCATCTCGATCGGGCCGTTCGCGGGCAAGTTGATGGCCGATGTGGTCACCGGCGCCACGACCGAAGTGCCCGTCGCCCCCTATGCCCCCACCCTCTGA
- a CDS encoding RidA family protein, producing the protein MIKHFRKSAHLHGAVQHNDTLYISGHAAHDLTQDMAGQTREICDKLDALLAACNSDKSLLLQARIYVTDMSQKEAMNKVWLDWLDGIDLPTRATIGVSDLGDPRRLIEIATVAAVREA; encoded by the coding sequence ATGATCAAGCATTTTCGCAAATCCGCCCACCTGCATGGCGCAGTCCAACACAACGACACGCTGTACATCAGTGGTCACGCCGCCCATGATCTGACGCAAGACATGGCAGGTCAAACGCGCGAGATTTGCGACAAACTGGATGCACTGCTGGCCGCCTGCAACTCGGACAAGTCGCTGCTGCTGCAGGCCCGCATCTATGTGACCGACATGAGCCAGAAAGAGGCCATGAACAAGGTCTGGCTGGATTGGCTGGACGGGATCGACCTGCCCACGCGCGCCACCATTGGCGTGTCCGATCTGGGCGACCCGCGCCGCCTGATCGAAATTGCCACGGTTGCAGCCGTGCGCGAAGCGTAA
- a CDS encoding ABC transporter permease subunit produces the protein MLRFLFRKLVVIVPVLIGITIVSFGFVRILPGDPVMLMAGERGLTPERHAQLMAEFGYDRPLLVQYFDYLGNVLTGDFGNSLITKKPVLSEFLTLFPATIELAIVAVVLAALIGIPLGVLAAVKRGSWFDQIAMSVALTGYSMPIFWWGLLLVILFSGTLGWTPVSGRIGLQYYFPNPSGFMLWDAATSGQKGALISAIRHLILPSVVLATVPMAVLARQSRSAMLEVLGEDYVRTARAKGLSPLRVVGLHALRNALIPIVTTLGLQIGALLTGAILTETIFSWPGIGKWMVDSISRRDYPVVQGGLLLIAAIVMAVNLLVDVLYAVINPRIRHK, from the coding sequence ATGCTCCGCTTTCTTTTCCGCAAGCTGGTGGTGATCGTTCCCGTCTTAATCGGGATCACGATCGTCTCGTTCGGCTTCGTCCGCATCCTACCGGGCGACCCTGTCATGCTGATGGCAGGAGAGCGGGGCTTGACGCCAGAACGTCACGCCCAGTTGATGGCCGAATTCGGCTATGACCGGCCACTGCTGGTGCAGTATTTCGACTACCTTGGAAACGTGCTCACGGGCGATTTTGGCAATTCGCTCATCACCAAAAAGCCCGTGCTGTCCGAGTTTCTGACACTTTTTCCCGCCACAATCGAACTCGCTATTGTCGCTGTGGTTCTGGCCGCGTTGATCGGCATTCCGTTAGGGGTGCTGGCCGCCGTCAAGCGTGGGTCGTGGTTCGACCAAATCGCCATGAGCGTCGCGCTGACAGGCTATTCCATGCCCATTTTCTGGTGGGGCCTGCTGCTGGTCATCCTGTTTTCAGGCACGCTGGGGTGGACGCCCGTATCGGGGCGTATCGGGCTGCAATACTATTTCCCCAACCCTAGCGGATTCATGCTGTGGGACGCGGCAACATCAGGACAAAAAGGGGCGCTAATCTCGGCTATACGGCACCTGATCTTGCCCTCGGTCGTGCTGGCCACCGTGCCGATGGCCGTTTTGGCGCGCCAGTCACGCTCGGCCATGCTCGAGGTTCTGGGCGAAGATTACGTCCGCACCGCCCGCGCCAAGGGCCTGTCGCCGCTGCGCGTGGTCGGACTGCACGCGCTGCGCAACGCGCTGATCCCCATTGTCACCACGCTGGGGCTGCAAATCGGGGCGCTGCTGACAGGGGCGATCCTGACCGAGACGATCTTTTCATGGCCGGGCATTGGCAAGTGGATGGTCGATAGCATCTCGCGCCGCGACTATCCGGTTGTGCAAGGCGGGCTGCTGCTGATCGCCGCCATCGTCATGGCCGTCAATCTGTTGGTCGATGTGCTGTACGCCGTCATCAACCCGCGCATCCGCCATAAGTGA